In the Pseudoliparis swirei isolate HS2019 ecotype Mariana Trench chromosome 21, NWPU_hadal_v1, whole genome shotgun sequence genome, one interval contains:
- the rab1ba gene encoding zRAB1B, member RAS oncogene family a codes for MNPEYDYLFKLLLIGDSGVGKSCLLLRFADDTYTESYISTIGVDFKIRTIELDGKTIKLQIWDTAGQERFRTITSSYYRGAHGIIVVYDVTDQESYNNVKQWLQEINRYASENVNKLLVGNKCDLTTKKVVDYTTAKEFADSLAIPFLETSAKNATNVEQAFMTMAAEIKKRMGPGATAGGDKPNLKIESTPVRQSGGGCC; via the exons ATGAATCCCGAATA TGACTACCTGTTCAAGCTGCTGCTCATCGGAGACTCTGGAGTGGGGAAGTCCTGCCTCCTGCTCCGCTTTGCC GACGACACCTACACAGAGAGCTACATCAGCACCATCGGAGTGGACTTCAAGATCCGCACCATCGAGCTGGACGGCAAGACCATCAAGCTGCAGATT tgGGACACTGCCGGTCAGGAGAGGTTTCGCACCATCACCTCCAGCTACTACCGCGGAGCCCATGGCATCATCGTGGTGTACGACGTGACGGACCAG gagtCCTACAACAACGTGAAGCAGTGGCTCCAGGAAATCAACCGCTACGCCAGTGAGAACGTCAACAAGCTGCTGGTGGGCAACAAGTGTGACCTCACCACCAAGAAGGTGGTGGACTACACCACGGCCAAG GAGTTCGCCGACTCCCTGGCGATCCCCTTCCTGGAGACGAGCGCCAAGAACGCCACCAACGTGGAGCAGGCCTTCATGACCATGGCCGCGGAGATCAAGAAGCGCATGGGCCCGGGGGCCACGGCCGGCGGGGACAAGCCCAACCTGAAGATCGAGAGCACCCCGGTCCGGCAGTCCGGGGGGGGGTGCTGttaa